A window of the Natronomonas salina genome harbors these coding sequences:
- a CDS encoding DUF7553 family protein — protein sequence MNKHFEDTRYYLVRAAQTTKAGLDEELEPLRSRVASLRGRDEPDAEPSRLDRVRRELGELGTTLRSKLERVRPPRATR from the coding sequence ATGAACAAGCACTTCGAAGACACCAGATACTACCTCGTGCGCGCGGCCCAGACGACGAAGGCCGGCCTCGACGAGGAACTCGAGCCCCTCCGGTCGCGAGTGGCCTCCCTCCGGGGTCGGGACGAGCCCGACGCCGAGCCGAGCCGCCTGGACCGGGTTCGCCGAGAACTCGGCGAACTGGGGACGACGCTCCGCAGCAAGCTTGAGCGCGTCCGCCCGCCGCGCGCGACCCGGTGA
- a CDS encoding HesB/IscA family protein, translating into MSQTVDSGEAGETGEPVVVTEEAAEQALDLIDGEGYDPDEAGLRLFVQQGGCAGLSYGLRFDLEPEEDDAITEHHGLRVFVDPASQKYVEGSVLDFEGGLQGAGFHVENPNVESECGCGESFRT; encoded by the coding sequence ATGAGCCAGACCGTGGACTCGGGCGAGGCGGGCGAGACGGGGGAGCCGGTCGTCGTGACCGAGGAGGCCGCCGAACAGGCCCTCGACCTCATCGACGGCGAGGGGTACGACCCGGACGAGGCCGGACTGCGGCTGTTCGTCCAGCAGGGCGGCTGCGCGGGCCTCTCCTACGGCCTCCGCTTCGACCTCGAACCGGAAGAGGACGACGCGATTACGGAACACCACGGGCTCCGGGTGTTCGTCGACCCCGCGAGCCAGAAGTACGTCGAGGGCTCCGTCCTGGACTTCGAGGGCGGCCTGCAGGGCGCCGGCTTCCACGTCGAGAACCCCAACGTCGAGAGCGAGTGCGGCTGCGGCGAGTCGTTCCGGACCTGA
- a CDS encoding DUF7116 family protein produces the protein MGAVSTSLDEEARSIFTDLGYEVTEEGEELRAERKWRTVHVTTADPEEASAHGGLRCFVAREDRAGDVQDRLLSLEPEYDWAVISVDGDDYRVLHPSADVLPAP, from the coding sequence ATGGGAGCTGTTAGCACATCTCTCGACGAGGAGGCTCGATCCATCTTCACCGACCTCGGCTACGAGGTGACCGAGGAGGGCGAGGAACTCCGCGCCGAGCGCAAGTGGCGAACCGTCCACGTTACGACCGCAGACCCCGAGGAGGCGTCCGCCCACGGGGGGCTCCGGTGCTTCGTCGCCCGCGAGGACCGCGCCGGCGACGTGCAGGATAGACTTCTCTCGCTGGAACCGGAGTACGACTGGGCCGTAATCAGCGTCGACGGCGACGACTACCGCGTCCTCCACCCGAGCGCCGACGTGTTACCGGCGCCGTAG
- a CDS encoding universal stress protein, with protein sequence MTLVVVPVRYPLSEHSRATVRRAIDVADEHDAELTVLHVNLYQNEGAVTRTELKQAVERAFGRVDNARYVVRSGFLVEETILDEVAEEGADFVVIGQKQASRWRSMVRRLVDDPDVEQYLRSELDCEVITASA encoded by the coding sequence ATGACGCTGGTCGTGGTACCCGTACGCTATCCGCTCTCCGAGCACTCTCGAGCGACGGTCAGGAGGGCCATCGACGTCGCCGACGAACACGACGCCGAGCTCACCGTCCTCCACGTCAACCTCTACCAGAACGAGGGGGCAGTCACGCGGACCGAACTCAAGCAGGCCGTCGAGCGGGCCTTCGGACGGGTCGACAACGCCCGCTACGTCGTCCGGTCGGGCTTCCTGGTCGAGGAGACCATCCTCGACGAGGTCGCCGAGGAGGGCGCCGACTTCGTCGTCATCGGCCAGAAGCAGGCGAGCCGCTGGCGGTCGATGGTCCGCCGCCTCGTCGACGACCCCGACGTCGAGCAGTACCTCCGCAGCGAACTCGACTGCGAGGTCATCACCGCGAGCGCGTAG
- a CDS encoding TIGR00341 family protein, with product MRLVEILIPKSKRDAVEGALEDEGIDYTLIQEESRDEPSVVITFPLPMDAVESVLDEIRDTGIDEDSYTVIVEAETVISKQFDELEQQYGQNTPRISREELQAQAKDLTPSFSTYLVMTVMSVVVATAGLLLDSPAVVVGSMVIAPLIGPALGASVGTVIDDRALFRRGIKLQAIGLGAGVLTAALFAFAVRRTGLVSPMLDLYAISEIRGRLTPDLLSLVIALGAGVAGAWTLTAGTSAALVGVMIAAALVPPLGVAGIGVAWGEPGIALAAGLLVLVNILTINIASLVVLWYKGYRPESWSEENEARLATTRRVVTLVVAVVALSAFLGGVTYDTYRTGAYEEDVHDDITEVVESPQYADLTLVDVEVEYSDPIPPRQPERIVVTVAYPIGTDPPPVVDALEALDSVRAESALHLPTGPLVEARTPDVVVDYTPRGE from the coding sequence GTGCGACTCGTCGAGATCCTTATCCCGAAATCCAAGCGCGACGCGGTCGAGGGCGCCCTCGAGGACGAAGGAATCGACTACACGCTCATCCAGGAGGAGAGCCGCGACGAACCCTCGGTCGTCATCACCTTCCCCCTCCCGATGGACGCGGTCGAGTCGGTGCTCGACGAGATTCGGGATACGGGCATCGACGAGGACTCCTACACGGTCATCGTCGAGGCCGAGACCGTTATCTCCAAGCAGTTCGACGAACTCGAACAGCAGTACGGCCAGAACACGCCACGTATCTCTCGCGAGGAGCTGCAGGCGCAGGCGAAGGACCTCACCCCGAGCTTCAGCACGTACCTCGTGATGACGGTCATGAGCGTGGTCGTCGCCACCGCCGGCCTGCTGCTCGACTCACCGGCGGTCGTCGTCGGCTCGATGGTCATCGCGCCGCTCATCGGCCCCGCCCTCGGCGCGAGCGTCGGGACAGTCATCGACGACCGCGCGCTGTTCCGCCGGGGAATCAAGCTCCAGGCCATCGGCCTCGGTGCCGGGGTCCTCACCGCTGCGCTGTTCGCCTTCGCCGTCAGGCGGACGGGCCTCGTCTCGCCGATGCTCGACCTCTACGCCATCTCGGAGATCCGGGGGCGACTCACCCCGGACCTGCTCTCGCTGGTCATCGCCCTCGGGGCCGGCGTCGCGGGGGCCTGGACGCTCACAGCAGGCACGTCAGCCGCGCTCGTCGGCGTCATGATCGCCGCCGCGCTCGTCCCGCCGCTCGGGGTCGCCGGCATCGGGGTCGCGTGGGGGGAGCCGGGAATCGCCCTCGCCGCTGGGCTCCTCGTACTCGTCAACATCCTCACGATCAACATCGCAAGCCTCGTCGTCCTCTGGTACAAGGGCTACCGCCCGGAGAGCTGGTCCGAGGAGAACGAAGCCCGCCTGGCCACGACGCGTCGGGTCGTCACTCTCGTCGTGGCGGTGGTCGCCCTCTCGGCGTTCCTCGGCGGCGTCACCTACGACACCTACCGAACGGGCGCCTACGAGGAGGACGTCCACGACGACATCACCGAGGTCGTCGAGTCCCCCCAGTACGCCGACCTCACGCTCGTCGACGTGGAGGTGGAGTACTCGGACCCGATCCCGCCCCGTCAGCCCGAACGGATCGTCGTCACGGTCGCCTACCCGATCGGGACCGACCCGCCGCCGGTCGTCGACGCGCTGGAGGCCCTGGACAGCGTCCGGGCGGAGTCGGCGCTGCACCTGCCGACGGGTCCCCTCGTCGAGGCCCGGACGCCGGACGTGGTCGTCGACTACACTCCCAGGGGCGAGTAG
- a CDS encoding bifunctional metallophosphatase/5'-nucleotidase, with amino-acid sequence MRLLHYSDIENAHDDPQRIGRIAGLISSLRDDDALVCGTGDNVAPGVLPLVTRGGQALDFFEAVSPTVSTFGNHDFDFGAARTRELVERSPQQWLSANIYADGERFAGVDAATVRRADGTSVGFVGVTDPTTPSANPEAKALEFADPVEAVAEATADLRDRGVDHVVVLSHLGRGDDDLARETDVDVVLGGHVHAERADRVDGTLCTRTGSGGDCVLEVDLGTGTVERHPVATAPLDEALAARYRERLDEAGLQTVVGRVEEPIRRTEREAFRGESRVGNFVADAYRWAAVESIDADVPVVGLQNSGGIRTGPAIDGDVTVSDLVSLVPFEEPVVVLELSGTELLEAFREAADTTGFGESDWWHAHVSGAQLAYDYADDELVEATVDGRPIDPDGRYLLATTEFLLHTDEEFPTLTDATRHRTLDTQYEVLAEYARTVGVDPELDGRIVRAGL; translated from the coding sequence GTGCGGCTCCTCCACTACTCCGACATCGAGAACGCCCACGACGACCCCCAGCGAATCGGGCGGATCGCCGGGCTCATCTCCTCCCTGCGGGACGACGACGCGCTCGTCTGCGGCACCGGCGACAACGTCGCCCCCGGGGTCCTGCCGCTGGTCACCCGCGGCGGGCAGGCCCTGGACTTCTTCGAGGCCGTCTCCCCCACCGTCTCAACGTTCGGCAACCACGACTTCGACTTCGGCGCCGCCCGCACCCGGGAACTCGTCGAGCGGTCCCCCCAGCAGTGGCTCTCCGCGAACATCTACGCCGACGGCGAACGCTTCGCTGGCGTCGACGCGGCGACGGTTCGTCGCGCCGACGGGACGTCCGTCGGCTTCGTGGGCGTGACGGACCCGACCACCCCCTCGGCGAACCCCGAGGCGAAGGCCCTCGAGTTCGCCGACCCCGTCGAGGCCGTCGCCGAGGCGACCGCCGATCTCCGGGACCGGGGCGTCGACCACGTCGTCGTGCTCTCGCACCTCGGCCGCGGCGACGACGACCTGGCCCGAGAGACCGACGTCGACGTCGTCCTCGGCGGCCACGTCCACGCCGAGCGCGCCGACCGCGTCGACGGCACGCTGTGCACCCGGACGGGCAGCGGCGGCGACTGCGTCCTCGAGGTCGACCTCGGGACGGGGACCGTCGAGCGCCACCCGGTCGCGACCGCGCCGCTCGACGAGGCCCTCGCCGCCCGCTACCGCGAGCGCCTCGACGAAGCGGGGCTGCAGACCGTCGTCGGGCGCGTCGAGGAGCCCATCCGCCGGACCGAGCGCGAGGCGTTCCGCGGCGAGAGCCGGGTCGGCAACTTCGTCGCCGACGCCTACCGCTGGGCGGCCGTCGAGTCCATCGACGCCGACGTCCCCGTCGTCGGCCTCCAGAACAGCGGCGGCATCCGGACCGGCCCGGCCATCGACGGCGACGTCACCGTCTCCGACCTCGTGAGCCTCGTCCCCTTCGAAGAGCCCGTCGTCGTCCTGGAGCTCTCCGGCACCGAGCTGCTCGAGGCCTTCCGGGAGGCCGCCGACACCACCGGGTTCGGCGAGTCCGACTGGTGGCACGCCCACGTCTCGGGGGCGCAGCTCGCCTACGACTACGCCGACGACGAGCTCGTCGAGGCGACCGTCGACGGCCGGCCGATCGACCCCGACGGCCGTTACCTGCTGGCGACCACGGAGTTCCTCCTGCACACCGACGAGGAGTTCCCGACGCTGACCGACGCGACGCGCCACCGGACCCTCGACACCCAGTACGAGGTGCTCGCCGAGTACGCCAGGACCGTCGGCGTCGACCCGGAGCTCGACGGCCGCATCGTCCGCGCCGGCCTCTAG
- a CDS encoding indoleamine 2,3-dioxygenase has translation MSANGWATLPPGVDAERGFLARPDPLVAFDPGRHDGLVGEYLSRLDELGGTLPERLEAGDLRPAVRNLEPPPAGALADLTEGELVRVRQLSSFLASAYVNEVGADPVDRLPAGAAVPLYRSSSRLDRRPVVAYDVLCLHNFRRDDQGGGFDVETVDTVQQFTSLDDERWFVAVHVAIEAAAAPALTACPRAQRAVARDDPSSLEDALETVADSLEDQTDIMRRMTEGNDPAVFASEFRPYFDGFADVVFEGVDELAGEPQSLRGASGAQSAVLPALDATLGVEHEATALLDVLGDMRSYMPPSHRAAVEAFEAGPDVRRYVAGRDDRSLVAAFNRCVDRLGTFRRVHFEQVVQYVREVAETTAGTGGTDFVPFLERMRAETEARKL, from the coding sequence CAACGGCTGGGCGACACTGCCGCCGGGCGTCGACGCCGAGCGCGGGTTCCTCGCGCGGCCCGACCCCCTCGTCGCGTTCGACCCCGGGCGCCACGACGGACTGGTCGGCGAGTACCTCTCCCGGCTCGACGAACTCGGTGGCACGTTGCCGGAACGGCTCGAGGCCGGCGACCTCCGCCCGGCGGTACGGAACCTCGAGCCGCCGCCGGCTGGAGCCCTCGCGGACCTGACCGAGGGAGAGCTCGTCCGCGTCCGGCAGCTCTCCTCGTTCCTCGCGAGCGCGTACGTCAACGAGGTCGGCGCCGATCCGGTCGACCGGCTCCCGGCCGGCGCGGCCGTGCCGCTGTACCGCTCCTCGTCCCGCCTGGACCGCCGACCCGTCGTCGCCTACGACGTCCTCTGTCTGCACAACTTCAGACGGGACGATCAGGGAGGAGGCTTCGACGTCGAGACCGTCGACACCGTCCAGCAGTTCACCAGCCTGGACGACGAGCGGTGGTTCGTGGCGGTCCACGTCGCCATCGAGGCCGCGGCTGCGCCGGCGCTGACCGCCTGCCCCCGGGCCCAGCGGGCGGTCGCACGAGACGACCCCTCGTCGCTCGAGGACGCCCTGGAGACGGTGGCCGACTCCCTCGAGGACCAGACCGACATCATGCGACGGATGACCGAGGGTAACGACCCGGCGGTCTTCGCCTCGGAGTTCCGCCCGTACTTCGACGGCTTCGCGGACGTCGTCTTCGAGGGCGTCGACGAACTGGCCGGCGAACCGCAGTCGCTCCGCGGGGCCTCCGGCGCCCAGAGCGCCGTCCTCCCGGCCCTGGACGCGACGCTCGGCGTCGAACACGAGGCGACGGCGCTGCTGGACGTGCTGGGGGACATGCGGTCGTACATGCCGCCGTCTCACCGCGCGGCCGTCGAGGCGTTCGAGGCGGGGCCGGACGTCCGGCGCTACGTCGCCGGGCGGGACGACCGGTCGCTGGTCGCGGCGTTCAACCGTTGCGTCGACCGGCTCGGCACGTTCCGGCGGGTCCACTTCGAGCAGGTCGTCCAGTACGTCCGGGAGGTCGCGGAGACGACGGCGGGGACCGGCGGCACCGACTTCGTGCCGTTCCTCGAGCGGATGCGCGCCGAGACCGAGGCCCGGAAGCTCTGA
- a CDS encoding proteasome assembly chaperone family protein: protein MFGPRRSPEFDVTLENPTDTLVAGFTQFGLAGLTAANYITEQLGLEEVGHVTVDQLPAVTPFENGTPRHHTRLFSKPDLELTVLVGELFVPPDVAGAFGESIFEWTDEAGVEEVVVLSGVPMAHGPEDHRAFYVASEDFQEARLQGDHGVPAMGGGFLEGVNGELLQRAMDSPLGTCILTTPVHPQAPDVEASLRLLEAFDAVYELDLDTDPLKEFAATVERQYEELAARLEAQQEASAHDDRMYM, encoded by the coding sequence ATGTTCGGCCCCAGACGGAGCCCGGAGTTCGACGTCACGCTCGAGAACCCAACCGACACGCTCGTCGCCGGCTTCACGCAGTTCGGACTGGCCGGACTCACCGCCGCCAACTACATCACCGAACAGCTCGGCCTGGAGGAGGTCGGCCACGTCACCGTCGACCAGTTGCCCGCCGTCACCCCCTTCGAGAACGGGACGCCGCGGCACCACACCCGGCTGTTCTCGAAGCCCGACCTGGAGCTCACCGTCCTGGTCGGGGAACTGTTCGTCCCGCCGGACGTCGCCGGCGCCTTCGGCGAGTCGATCTTCGAGTGGACCGACGAGGCGGGCGTCGAGGAGGTGGTCGTCCTCTCGGGCGTCCCGATGGCCCACGGTCCGGAGGACCACCGCGCGTTCTACGTCGCCAGCGAGGACTTCCAGGAGGCCCGCCTGCAGGGCGACCACGGCGTCCCCGCGATGGGCGGCGGCTTCCTCGAGGGCGTCAACGGCGAGCTCCTCCAGCGGGCCATGGACTCCCCGCTGGGGACCTGCATCCTCACCACCCCGGTCCACCCCCAGGCGCCGGACGTGGAGGCCTCGCTCCGGCTACTCGAGGCCTTCGACGCCGTCTACGAACTCGACCTCGACACCGACCCCCTGAAGGAGTTCGCCGCCACCGTCGAGCGGCAGTACGAGGAGCTCGCCGCCCGACTCGAGGCCCAGCAGGAGGCCTCCGCCCACGACGACCGGATGTACATGTAG
- a CDS encoding pyridoxal-phosphate-dependent aminotransferase family protein: protein MDSDVGELQPPDRLLMGPGPSETHPRVLRAFGTPPVGHLDPAFLAVMDDTQALLREAFGTDNQWTIPVSGTGSAAMEAAVGNLVEPGDTALVPGNGYFGDRMAEMVRRAGGDVERLTVPWGEPLDPEELRDACEQHDPDVVGVVHAETSTGVLQPEMRAVTEAAHDHGALVVADCVTSLGGVEFRMDEWGVDVAYSAAQKCLSCPPGASPLSVNADAMEKIRGREEPVRSWYLDLSLLDEYWGEERAYHHTAPINNVYALREALRLVDEEGLEARWERHRRVSAALQEGLWALGLEPVVDEDARLPSLITARLPTGLTPGSVVETMRDEHDVEIATGLGAFAEEAIRVGCMGHGARRGPILETLGALGETLADADVNVEAGAGVAAAVETLRRR, encoded by the coding sequence ATGGACTCCGACGTCGGCGAGTTGCAGCCACCGGACCGCCTGCTCATGGGCCCTGGCCCGAGCGAGACGCACCCCCGCGTCCTCCGCGCGTTCGGAACCCCGCCCGTCGGACACCTCGACCCCGCCTTCCTGGCGGTCATGGACGACACCCAGGCGCTCCTCCGCGAGGCCTTCGGCACCGACAACCAGTGGACGATACCGGTCAGCGGCACCGGGTCGGCCGCCATGGAGGCCGCCGTCGGCAACCTCGTCGAACCCGGCGACACCGCACTCGTCCCCGGCAACGGCTACTTCGGCGACCGGATGGCGGAGATGGTCCGGCGCGCCGGCGGCGACGTCGAGCGACTGACCGTCCCGTGGGGCGAGCCGCTCGACCCCGAGGAGCTCCGCGACGCCTGCGAGCAACACGACCCCGACGTCGTCGGCGTCGTCCACGCCGAGACGTCGACCGGCGTCCTCCAGCCGGAGATGCGCGCCGTCACCGAGGCCGCCCACGACCACGGCGCGCTCGTCGTCGCCGACTGCGTCACCTCCCTCGGCGGCGTCGAGTTCCGGATGGACGAGTGGGGCGTCGACGTCGCCTACTCGGCCGCCCAGAAGTGCCTCTCGTGTCCCCCGGGCGCCAGCCCGCTGTCGGTCAACGCCGACGCGATGGAGAAGATCCGCGGCCGCGAGGAACCCGTCCGCTCGTGGTACCTCGACCTCTCGCTGCTCGACGAGTACTGGGGCGAGGAGCGGGCCTACCACCACACCGCCCCGATCAACAACGTCTACGCGCTCCGCGAGGCGCTCCGGCTGGTCGACGAGGAGGGCCTGGAGGCCCGCTGGGAGCGGCACCGCCGCGTCTCGGCGGCGCTGCAGGAGGGGCTGTGGGCGCTCGGCCTCGAACCGGTCGTCGACGAGGACGCCCGACTGCCGAGCCTCATCACCGCGCGCCTACCAACCGGACTGACCCCCGGCTCGGTCGTCGAGACGATGCGGGACGAACACGACGTCGAGATCGCAACCGGCCTGGGCGCCTTCGCCGAGGAGGCCATCCGCGTCGGCTGCATGGGTCACGGCGCCCGCCGCGGCCCCATCCTGGAGACCCTCGGGGCGCTCGGCGAGACGCTGGCGGACGCCGACGTTAACGTCGAGGCCGGCGCGGGCGTCGCGGCGGCCGTCGAGACGCTACGGCGCCGGTAA
- a CDS encoding dodecin produces MVYKKITLIGTSDESFDAAVDDALDRAENTLDNIYWAEVEEMGVEIASAEGREYQAEVEVAFELE; encoded by the coding sequence ATGGTCTACAAGAAGATCACGCTCATCGGTACGAGCGACGAGAGCTTCGACGCGGCTGTCGACGACGCCCTCGACCGGGCAGAGAACACGCTCGACAACATCTACTGGGCGGAGGTCGAGGAGATGGGCGTCGAGATCGCGTCGGCCGAGGGTCGCGAGTACCAGGCCGAGGTCGAAGTCGCGTTCGAACTCGAGTAA
- a CDS encoding mechanosensitive ion channel family protein, with amino-acid sequence MDAQAVVLQAGTGTPTVNATEAPVDDLDVPGWLPGIVPEGLYQVVAAILLVAVAYYVSKLARQMLGRRIARRFQRPSVSRTILRSIQVAIMAVAVLTALTWVGVDFSNVALSVGVFSAVVGIVLAPIIGNVLSGVFVLSEQPYEIGDMIELEDTQTAGFVEDITLLYTKIFTLDNTFLVMPNGAMRERDVVNYSAEDTRIRMTLDVGVTYESDIPVAREQLEAAAREVEGVIQGGPDIRIGSARYPASPVCYIREFGESEVLLRLRYWASEPYKQTAVRSRVLTNAWRRFDEKGIEIPYPHSHMVFDDTSGELQVAMREADEGVATQKSGATRRAAERRAEAEAEMEGDGDGGPAPERPDDGDE; translated from the coding sequence ATGGACGCGCAGGCGGTGGTGTTGCAGGCGGGGACGGGGACGCCCACGGTGAACGCGACGGAAGCGCCGGTCGACGACCTCGACGTCCCCGGCTGGCTCCCCGGCATCGTCCCCGAGGGGCTCTACCAGGTGGTGGCCGCAATCCTGCTCGTGGCCGTCGCCTACTACGTCTCGAAGCTCGCCCGCCAGATGCTGGGTCGCCGCATCGCCAGGCGGTTCCAGCGGCCGTCGGTGAGCCGGACCATCCTCCGGAGCATCCAGGTGGCGATCATGGCCGTCGCGGTGCTGACCGCGCTCACCTGGGTCGGCGTCGACTTCAGCAACGTCGCCCTCTCGGTCGGTGTCTTCTCGGCCGTCGTGGGTATCGTCCTCGCGCCGATCATCGGGAACGTCCTCAGCGGCGTGTTCGTGCTGTCCGAACAGCCCTACGAGATCGGCGACATGATCGAACTCGAGGACACGCAGACCGCCGGATTCGTCGAGGATATCACGCTACTGTACACGAAGATTTTCACGCTGGACAACACGTTCCTCGTGATGCCGAACGGGGCGATGCGCGAGCGCGACGTCGTCAACTACTCGGCGGAGGACACGCGCATCCGGATGACCCTGGACGTCGGCGTCACCTACGAGAGCGACATCCCGGTGGCCCGCGAACAGCTCGAGGCCGCCGCCCGGGAGGTCGAGGGCGTCATCCAGGGCGGCCCGGACATCCGCATCGGGAGCGCGCGGTACCCGGCCTCGCCGGTCTGCTACATCCGGGAGTTCGGCGAGAGCGAGGTGCTGTTGCGGCTCCGCTACTGGGCGAGCGAACCCTACAAGCAGACGGCGGTCCGCTCGCGGGTGCTGACCAACGCCTGGCGGCGCTTCGACGAGAAGGGCATCGAGATCCCGTATCCGCACTCCCACATGGTGTTCGACGACACCAGCGGCGAACTGCAGGTCGCGATGCGGGAGGCCGACGAGGGGGTCGCGACCCAGAAGAGCGGGGCGACGCGGCGGGCCGCCGAGCGCCGCGCGGAGGCCGAGGCGGAGATGGAGGGCGACGGGGACGGCGGTCCGGCACCCGAGAGACCGGACGACGGCGACGAGTGA
- a CDS encoding AI-2E family transporter, giving the protein MNEKRLLVAVFGVAVAAVISYVAYRFIAALTVSVFLYYSTRRFFKYLGKLRLPRRVRAVTVISFLAVPLVLLLSYTVVLVVVEVREFVTEYPVVDIAAENVPWFEGMGGLPELTAAGLFDAYQSGQLDPFIDFATQNATFLTETLSSFLLNLLIVMVVTYYLLIDGDRIRGWLLRFDDDAIVREYLEAVDRELEAVLFGNLLNVIAVSIIAIVAYTGYNAMVPVGARVPYPALAGALTGIASLIPVVGMKIVYVPLGGIAALPGFLESNPQLAVYVVGFVLVAVVVVDTIPDLILRPYFSGETTHVGLLMLAYIFGPVVFGFHGLFLAPILLVVGLTFADTALPRLLGADPDEGLPRDQLRLDDF; this is encoded by the coding sequence ATGAACGAGAAGCGGTTGCTCGTCGCGGTCTTCGGGGTGGCGGTGGCGGCGGTCATCTCCTACGTGGCCTACCGGTTCATCGCAGCGCTCACGGTCTCGGTCTTCCTCTACTACTCGACGCGTCGCTTCTTCAAGTACCTCGGGAAGCTCCGGCTGCCGCGGCGGGTCCGGGCGGTGACGGTCATCTCGTTCCTGGCGGTACCGCTCGTCCTGCTACTCAGCTACACCGTCGTCCTGGTCGTAGTGGAGGTCAGGGAATTCGTCACCGAGTACCCGGTCGTCGACATCGCCGCCGAGAACGTCCCCTGGTTCGAGGGCATGGGCGGCCTCCCCGAACTCACGGCCGCCGGGCTCTTCGACGCCTACCAGTCCGGGCAACTCGACCCCTTCATCGACTTCGCGACCCAGAACGCGACGTTCCTCACCGAGACGCTCTCCAGTTTCCTGCTGAACCTCCTCATCGTGATGGTGGTCACCTACTACCTGCTCATCGACGGCGACCGGATCCGCGGGTGGCTGCTCCGGTTCGACGACGACGCCATCGTCCGGGAGTACCTCGAGGCGGTCGACCGGGAGCTGGAGGCGGTGCTGTTCGGCAACCTCCTGAACGTCATCGCGGTCTCGATCATCGCCATCGTCGCCTACACCGGGTACAACGCGATGGTCCCGGTCGGCGCTCGGGTCCCGTACCCCGCCCTCGCCGGCGCCCTCACCGGCATCGCGAGCCTCATCCCGGTCGTCGGGATGAAGATCGTCTACGTCCCGCTCGGCGGCATCGCCGCGCTCCCGGGCTTCCTGGAGTCGAACCCCCAGCTGGCGGTGTACGTCGTCGGGTTCGTCCTCGTCGCGGTCGTCGTCGTGGACACCATCCCGGACCTCATCCTCCGGCCGTACTTCAGCGGCGAGACGACCCACGTCGGCCTGCTGATGCTCGCGTACATCTTCGGGCCGGTGGTCTTCGGCTTCCACGGGCTCTTCCTGGCACCGATCCTCCTGGTGGTCGGGCTCACCTTCGCCGACACGGCGCTGCCGCGGCTGCTCGGCGCCGACCCGGACGAGGGGCTCCCCCGGGACCAGCTCCGGCTCGACGACTTCTGA
- a CDS encoding DUF5816 domain-containing protein codes for MEERTGPDGETLYLSQEVERGNKGPFRVVYADPDSERRWGFFCTNCESFDNAVDSMGRIQCNSCSNFHKAEEWDAAHE; via the coding sequence ATGGAGGAGCGAACCGGTCCGGACGGCGAGACGCTGTACCTCTCCCAGGAGGTCGAGCGGGGGAACAAGGGGCCGTTCCGCGTCGTCTACGCCGACCCGGACTCCGAGCGCCGCTGGGGCTTCTTCTGTACGAACTGCGAGTCCTTCGACAACGCGGTCGACTCGATGGGTCGCATCCAGTGCAACAGCTGTTCGAACTTCCACAAGGCCGAGGAGTGGGACGCCGCCCACGAGTAA